In Streptomyces chartreusis NRRL 3882, the following are encoded in one genomic region:
- a CDS encoding ArsR/SmtB family transcription factor, whose amino-acid sequence MTTRDPQATALARLAALFADETRAACLLALLDGRAWTASELARHAGVAASTLSEHLGRLVAGGLLAEERQGRHRYVRLADARVAQLVEDLAAQVAPGTAVRPRNLRESSAGSAMARGRTCYDHLAGRLGIAVTDALTARGLLQQETGFALTDAALAWFESAGIGLDRRGRRPLARACLDWTERRPHLAGVAGAALCRHALDTGWCVRIGSERAVKVTAAGERALFDLLGVQAAVLR is encoded by the coding sequence ATGACGACGAGAGACCCGCAGGCCACGGCCCTGGCCCGGCTGGCGGCGCTGTTCGCGGACGAGACCCGGGCCGCGTGCCTGCTGGCGCTGCTCGACGGGCGGGCCTGGACCGCGAGCGAACTGGCGCGGCACGCGGGTGTCGCCGCCTCGACGCTGAGCGAGCACCTCGGCCGGCTCGTCGCGGGCGGGTTGCTCGCCGAGGAGCGGCAGGGCCGGCACCGGTACGTCCGGCTGGCCGACGCGCGAGTCGCGCAGCTGGTGGAGGACCTGGCGGCGCAGGTCGCGCCGGGTACGGCCGTACGGCCGCGGAACCTGCGGGAGTCCAGCGCCGGTTCGGCGATGGCCCGGGGCCGCACCTGCTACGACCATCTCGCCGGGCGGCTCGGCATCGCGGTCACGGACGCGCTGACGGCGCGCGGGCTGCTGCAGCAGGAGACCGGGTTCGCGCTCACCGACGCCGCGCTGGCGTGGTTCGAGTCGGCCGGTATCGGCCTCGACCGGCGTGGCCGGCGCCCCCTGGCCCGGGCCTGTCTCGACTGGACCGAACGCCGGCCTCATCTCGCGGGCGTCGCGGGAGCGGCGCTGTGCCGGCACGCCCTGGACACGGGGTGGTGCGTGCGTATCGGCTCCGAGCGGGCCGTGAAGGTGACGGCTGCCGGTGAGCGGGCCCTGTTCGATCTGCTGGGCGTTCAGGCGGCGGTGCTGCGCTGA
- a CDS encoding MFS transporter, translated as MDTAPSAQSHTATAPAVGNRRRVATAAALASAVEWYDYFVFGIAAALVLGDLYFPAGSPSAGVLASFATFAVGFLARPLGGIVAGHLGDKRGRKPMLVLALTLMGVATTGIGLLPTYETIGVAAPILLVLLRVAQGVAVGAQWGGAMLLATEYAPEGKRGVYGSVVQLGVPIGVVSANTVFLVAGALTTDSAFAAWGWRVPFLVGLLVLALAWYIHTRVEETPAFREAERALAEQEKTEQSSPLRTILRGHLGTVLLAGGSFAVNTATFYILITGVLDYTTRELDMRKGPVLTVSLCVSLTQLVLIPAAAALSDRIGRIRIYAFGAAGIALWAVPLFLLIDTGSLLWLAVGTFVASCFLSIMYGPQAALFAELFTPEMRYTGASLGYQIAAVAGGGLAPFVMVLLLEATGTSMAVSGYIIALSVIALVSIKVLADRARAAETEDGPEAEPPATSAG; from the coding sequence ATGGACACGGCCCCTTCCGCTCAGTCGCACACCGCCACCGCGCCCGCCGTGGGCAATCGCCGCCGCGTGGCCACCGCCGCGGCCCTCGCCTCGGCCGTCGAGTGGTACGACTACTTCGTCTTCGGCATCGCCGCCGCCCTCGTCCTCGGCGACCTGTACTTCCCCGCCGGCAGCCCCAGCGCCGGCGTGCTGGCCTCCTTCGCCACGTTCGCCGTCGGCTTCCTCGCCCGCCCCCTCGGCGGCATCGTCGCCGGCCACCTCGGCGACAAGCGCGGCCGCAAGCCGATGCTGGTCCTCGCCCTCACGCTGATGGGCGTGGCCACCACCGGCATCGGCTTGCTGCCGACGTACGAGACGATCGGCGTCGCCGCCCCGATCCTGCTCGTCCTGCTCCGCGTCGCACAGGGCGTCGCCGTCGGCGCCCAGTGGGGCGGTGCGATGCTCCTGGCCACCGAGTACGCCCCGGAGGGCAAGCGCGGCGTCTACGGCAGTGTCGTCCAGCTCGGCGTCCCCATCGGCGTGGTGAGTGCCAACACGGTCTTCCTGGTCGCCGGCGCGCTCACCACCGACTCGGCGTTCGCGGCCTGGGGCTGGCGCGTGCCGTTCTTGGTCGGACTGCTCGTCCTCGCCCTCGCCTGGTACATCCACACCCGTGTCGAGGAGACCCCGGCGTTCCGGGAGGCCGAACGCGCCCTCGCGGAGCAGGAGAAGACCGAGCAGAGCTCGCCGCTGCGCACGATCCTGCGCGGCCACCTCGGCACGGTGCTCCTCGCCGGCGGCTCCTTCGCCGTGAACACCGCGACCTTCTACATCCTCATCACCGGTGTCCTCGACTACACGACCCGCGAGCTGGACATGAGGAAGGGCCCGGTGCTCACGGTCTCGCTCTGCGTCAGCCTCACCCAGCTCGTGCTGATCCCGGCCGCCGCCGCGCTCTCCGACCGCATCGGCCGCATCCGGATCTACGCCTTCGGGGCGGCCGGCATCGCGCTGTGGGCCGTGCCGCTCTTCCTGCTGATCGACACCGGCTCGCTGCTCTGGCTCGCGGTCGGCACGTTCGTCGCCAGCTGCTTCCTGAGCATCATGTACGGCCCCCAGGCCGCCCTGTTCGCCGAGCTGTTCACGCCCGAGATGCGCTACACCGGCGCCTCCCTCGGCTACCAGATCGCGGCCGTCGCGGGCGGCGGCCTCGCCCCCTTCGTCATGGTGCTGCTGCTGGAGGCGACGGGCACCTCGATGGCGGTGTCGGGCTACATCATCGCGCTCTCGGTGATCGCGCTGGTCTCGATCAAGGTCCTCGCGGACCGGGCACGCGCGGCGGAAACCGAGGACGGGCCGGAGGCCGAGCCCCCGGCCACGTCAGCGGGCTGA
- a CDS encoding DMT family transporter, translating into MMNHTPPRPARRAELLAAGAAAVTVVLWASAFVSIRSAGEAYSPGALALGRLLAGSLTLGVICLLRREGWPPRSAWRGIAVSGLLWFGVYMVALNWGEQQVDAGTAALVVNTGPILIALLGARLLGDPMPPRLLAGMAVSFAGAVTVGLSMSGEGGSSVLGVVLCLLAAVTYAGGVVAQKPALGTASPLQVTTFGCLAGAVVCLPFAGQLVQEAADAPASATLNMVYLGVFPTALAFTTWAYALSRTTASRMGATTYAAPALVVLMSWLFLGEVPGLLTLVGGVLCLAGVAVSRSRARAGSAGAVPQPRPERASDSAR; encoded by the coding sequence ATGATGAACCACACCCCGCCCCGTCCCGCCCGCCGGGCCGAGCTGCTGGCCGCCGGTGCGGCCGCGGTGACCGTCGTACTGTGGGCGTCCGCCTTCGTCTCCATCCGCAGTGCGGGGGAGGCGTACTCGCCGGGCGCGCTGGCGCTCGGGCGGCTGCTGGCCGGGTCGCTGACACTGGGGGTGATCTGCCTGCTGCGGCGGGAGGGGTGGCCGCCGCGGTCGGCCTGGCGCGGGATCGCGGTGTCGGGGCTGCTGTGGTTCGGCGTCTACATGGTCGCCCTCAACTGGGGCGAGCAGCAGGTCGACGCGGGTACGGCCGCCCTGGTCGTGAACACCGGGCCGATCCTCATCGCGCTGCTGGGTGCCCGGTTGCTCGGTGATCCGATGCCGCCGCGGCTGCTGGCGGGGATGGCGGTGTCGTTCGCCGGTGCGGTGACCGTGGGTCTCTCGATGTCCGGTGAGGGCGGCTCCTCCGTGCTCGGGGTGGTGCTGTGCCTGCTGGCGGCGGTCACCTACGCCGGTGGTGTCGTCGCGCAGAAGCCGGCGCTGGGCACGGCCAGTCCGTTGCAGGTGACGACGTTCGGCTGCCTGGCCGGCGCGGTGGTCTGTCTGCCGTTCGCCGGGCAGCTCGTCCAGGAGGCCGCCGACGCGCCGGCCTCCGCGACGCTCAACATGGTGTACCTGGGCGTCTTTCCGACCGCCCTGGCCTTCACGACGTGGGCGTACGCCCTGTCCCGGACGACCGCGAGCCGGATGGGTGCGACGACCTACGCGGCGCCCGCGCTGGTCGTCCTGATGTCCTGGCTGTTCCTCGGCGAGGTGCCGGGGCTGCTCACCCTGGTCGGCGGCGTGCTGTGCCTGGCGGGTGTCGCGGTGTCCCGGTCGCGGGCCCGGGCCGGGTCTGCGGGAGCGGTTCCGCAGCCCCGGCCCGAGCGGGCCTCGGACTCAGCCCGCTGA
- a CDS encoding TetR/AcrR family transcriptional regulator, whose protein sequence is MARPRKPLLSTDRIVETARALVDAEGLAAVSTRRLAAELGVSGPSLYNHFRTKDEILEAVADSVSGQVDLTMFQDGRDWRTALHDWAVSYRAALRDHPNIVPVLARGPGRRPAGLRLADAVYGAMVEAGWPPAQATSIGALMRYFVMGSALGSFAGGFVDDASAYDPADYPHLQQAHLLAEQQEKIDERAFETGLTALLDGLARQYEQVRRSA, encoded by the coding sequence ATGGCCCGACCGCGCAAGCCCCTGCTCAGCACCGACCGGATCGTCGAGACGGCCCGGGCGCTCGTGGACGCGGAGGGCCTCGCGGCCGTCTCCACGCGTCGGCTCGCCGCCGAACTCGGGGTCAGCGGGCCCTCGCTCTACAACCACTTCCGCACCAAGGACGAGATCCTGGAGGCGGTCGCCGACTCCGTGAGCGGCCAGGTGGACCTGACGATGTTCCAGGACGGCCGGGACTGGCGGACCGCGCTGCACGACTGGGCCGTCTCCTACCGGGCCGCGCTGCGCGACCACCCGAACATCGTCCCGGTGCTGGCCCGCGGCCCCGGCCGCCGCCCGGCCGGGCTGCGCCTGGCGGACGCCGTCTACGGCGCGATGGTCGAGGCGGGCTGGCCGCCGGCCCAGGCCACGTCCATCGGCGCGCTGATGCGCTACTTCGTGATGGGTTCCGCGCTCGGCTCCTTCGCCGGGGGATTCGTGGACGACGCGAGCGCCTACGACCCTGCGGACTACCCCCATCTCCAGCAGGCCCATCTGCTCGCGGAGCAGCAGGAGAAGATCGACGAGCGGGCCTTCGAGACCGGGCTGACGGCCCTGCTCGACGGGCTGGCACGGCAGTACGAGCAGGTGCGGCGGAGCGCGTAG
- a CDS encoding YiaA/YiaB family inner membrane protein → MSDTPGSKQNTAAFYGQAVASFAVAMAATAIGIYQLSADAWVRGFLAIAVLYLVTSSFTLAKVIRDRQEGTAPSPSPSPSYTSFEKR, encoded by the coding sequence ATGAGTGACACACCGGGCAGCAAGCAGAACACGGCCGCCTTCTACGGCCAGGCCGTCGCCTCCTTCGCCGTCGCCATGGCGGCCACCGCGATCGGCATCTACCAGCTGAGCGCCGACGCCTGGGTACGGGGCTTCCTCGCCATCGCCGTTCTGTACCTGGTCACCTCCTCCTTCACCCTGGCCAAGGTGATCCGGGACCGGCAGGAGGGGACGGCGCCCTCTCCCTCTCCCTCGCCCTCGTACACCTCCTTCGAGAAGCGCTGA
- a CDS encoding acyl-CoA dehydrogenase family protein, with translation MNLELSEEQTAVRHLARDFVEREIAPHAVAWDRAEEVDRAIVKKLGEVGFLGLTIDEEYGGSGGDHLAYCLVTEELGRGDSSVRGIVSVSLGLVAKSVAAWGSEEQKRRWLPGLTSGESVGCFGLTEPGTGSDAGNLATRAVRDGEDYVINGTKMFITNGTWADVVLLFARSTGAPGHKGVSAFLVPTDTPGLTCRTIHGKLGLRGQATAELVLEDVRVPASALLGEEGKGFSVAMSALAKGRMSVAAGCVGIAQAALDAAVRYAGEREQFGKTIARHQLVQELISDIAVDVDAARLLTWRVADLIDRGQPFAVESSKAKLFASEAAVRAANNALQVFGGYGYIDEYPAGKLLRDARVMTLYEGTSQIQKLVIGRALTGVSAF, from the coding sequence GTGAATCTGGAGCTCAGCGAGGAGCAGACCGCCGTACGGCATCTCGCCCGGGACTTCGTCGAGCGCGAGATCGCCCCGCACGCCGTCGCCTGGGACCGCGCCGAGGAAGTCGACCGGGCGATCGTCAAGAAACTCGGCGAGGTCGGTTTCCTGGGCCTGACGATCGACGAGGAGTACGGCGGCTCGGGCGGCGACCACCTGGCGTACTGCCTGGTCACGGAGGAACTCGGCCGGGGCGACTCGTCCGTGCGCGGCATCGTCTCCGTCTCCCTGGGGCTCGTCGCGAAGTCCGTCGCCGCCTGGGGGAGCGAGGAGCAGAAGCGGCGCTGGCTGCCGGGGCTCACGTCCGGCGAGTCGGTCGGTTGCTTCGGCCTGACCGAGCCGGGCACGGGCTCGGACGCCGGCAACCTCGCGACGCGGGCGGTGCGGGACGGCGAGGACTACGTCATCAACGGCACCAAGATGTTCATCACCAACGGCACCTGGGCCGACGTCGTCCTGCTCTTCGCCCGCTCCACGGGCGCCCCCGGCCACAAGGGCGTGTCCGCCTTCCTGGTCCCCACCGATACGCCCGGCCTGACGTGCCGCACGATCCACGGGAAGCTGGGGCTGCGCGGCCAGGCCACGGCCGAGCTGGTGCTGGAGGACGTGCGGGTGCCCGCCTCGGCGCTGCTGGGGGAGGAGGGCAAGGGCTTCTCGGTCGCCATGTCCGCCCTCGCCAAGGGCCGGATGTCGGTCGCCGCGGGCTGTGTCGGCATAGCCCAGGCCGCACTGGACGCGGCCGTGCGGTACGCGGGCGAGCGCGAGCAGTTCGGGAAGACCATCGCCCGTCACCAGCTGGTCCAGGAACTGATCAGCGACATCGCCGTGGACGTCGACGCCGCCCGGCTGCTGACCTGGCGGGTCGCCGACCTGATCGACCGCGGGCAGCCGTTCGCCGTCGAGTCGTCCAAGGCCAAGCTGTTCGCCTCGGAGGCGGCCGTCCGCGCCGCGAACAACGCGCTCCAGGTCTTCGGCGGCTACGGCTACATCGACGAGTACCCCGCGGGCAAGCTGCTGCGGGACGCCCGCGTGATGACCCTCTACGAGGGCACGAGCCAGATCCAGAAGCTGGTCATAGGGCGGGCGCTCACGGGCGTTTCGGCGTTCTGA